A portion of the Micromonospora tarapacensis genome contains these proteins:
- a CDS encoding RNA polymerase sigma factor: MTEPRQTGADVRSLTDTLIAHAQSAGGQLTSAQLARTVESAEVTPAQAKKILRALSDAGVTVVVDGSASTRRRVAAARSATPASRATTAKTTKKAAPPAPTQAPTAEEAPAPAPRKATSRKATGPTAEVAAKAAAPAKKSTRATKATVAAATGTATPAKATGEAAAGGVNPEELAAEIEDVVVEEPAELTQAAEADAASSATDNDFEWDDEESEALKQARRDAELTASADSVRAYLKQIGKVPLLNAEQEVELAKRIEAGLYAAERLRAADEGEEKLVREMQRDLLWISRDGERAKNHLLEANLRLVVSLAKRYTGRGMAFLDLIQEGNLGLIRAVEKFDYTKGYKFSTYATWWIRQAITRAMADQARTIRIPVHMVEVINKLGRIQRELLQDLGREPTPEELAKEMDITPEKVLEIQQYAREPISLDQTIGDEGDSQLGDFIEDSEAVVAVDAVSFSLLQDQLQQVLQTLSEREAGVVRLRFGLTDGQPRTLDEIGQVYGVTRERIRQIESKTMSKLRHPSRSQVLRDYLD; the protein is encoded by the coding sequence GTGACAGAACCCCGCCAGACCGGCGCCGACGTTCGCTCGCTCACCGACACCCTGATCGCCCATGCGCAGAGCGCCGGCGGCCAGCTCACGTCGGCCCAGCTCGCGCGTACCGTCGAGTCCGCCGAGGTGACTCCGGCCCAGGCCAAGAAGATCTTGCGGGCGCTTTCCGATGCCGGCGTGACCGTCGTGGTCGACGGCTCGGCCAGCACCCGCCGGCGGGTGGCCGCCGCGCGTTCCGCGACCCCCGCGTCCCGGGCCACCACCGCCAAGACGACCAAGAAGGCGGCGCCGCCGGCCCCGACGCAGGCGCCCACGGCCGAGGAGGCACCGGCACCGGCACCGCGCAAGGCGACCTCGCGCAAGGCCACCGGACCCACCGCGGAGGTGGCCGCCAAGGCCGCCGCCCCGGCCAAGAAGTCCACCCGAGCCACCAAGGCCACGGTGGCCGCCGCGACCGGCACCGCGACGCCCGCCAAGGCCACCGGTGAGGCCGCTGCGGGCGGGGTGAATCCGGAGGAACTCGCCGCCGAGATCGAGGACGTGGTGGTCGAGGAACCCGCCGAGCTGACCCAGGCCGCCGAGGCCGACGCGGCGAGTTCCGCCACCGACAACGACTTCGAATGGGACGACGAGGAGTCCGAGGCGCTCAAGCAGGCGCGTCGGGACGCCGAGCTGACCGCCTCGGCGGACTCGGTCCGCGCGTACCTCAAGCAGATCGGCAAGGTTCCGCTGCTCAACGCCGAGCAGGAGGTGGAGCTGGCCAAGCGGATCGAGGCCGGGCTCTACGCCGCCGAGCGGCTGCGGGCGGCCGACGAGGGCGAGGAGAAGCTCGTCCGGGAGATGCAGCGCGACCTGCTCTGGATCTCCCGGGACGGCGAACGCGCCAAGAACCACCTGCTGGAGGCCAACCTCCGCCTGGTCGTCTCCCTTGCCAAGCGGTACACCGGCCGGGGCATGGCCTTCCTCGACCTCATCCAGGAAGGCAACCTCGGCCTCATCCGCGCCGTCGAGAAATTCGACTACACCAAGGGCTACAAATTCTCCACCTACGCCACCTGGTGGATCCGCCAGGCCATCACCCGAGCCATGGCCGACCAGGCCCGCACCATCCGCATCCCGGTACACATGGTCGAGGTGATCAACAAGCTGGGCCGGATCCAGCGCGAGCTGCTCCAGGACCTGGGCCGCGAGCCCACGCCGGAAGAGCTGGCCAAGGAGATGGACATCACACCGGAGAAGGTGCTGGAGATCCAGCAGTACGCCCGGGAGCCCATCTCGCTCGATCAGACCATCGGTGACGAGGGCGACAGCCAGCTCGGCGACTTCATCGAGGACTCGGAGGCGGTCGTCGCGGTCGACGCGGTCTCCTTCTCCCTGCTCCAGGACCAGTTGCAGCAGGTGCTCCAGACGTTGTCCGAGCGTGAGGCGGGCGTGGTACGCCTGCGGTTCGGGCTCACCGACGGCCAGCCGCGTACGCTGGACGAGATTGGTCAGGTCTACGGTGTGACGCGTGAGCGCATCCGGCAGATCGAGTCCAAGACGATGTCCAAGCTACGGCACCCGTCCCGGTCCCAGGTGCTCCGCGACTACCTCGACTGA
- a CDS encoding DUF7455 domain-containing protein, with product MTPTLTPPPETVSPPAADERCDRCNAAGKLRITLSGGSELVFCGHHANKYAEDLVKITVRYTTEPEFTWRGADLMAN from the coding sequence ATGACCCCGACCCTCACGCCGCCGCCCGAGACGGTGAGCCCCCCGGCCGCCGATGAACGGTGCGACCGCTGCAATGCCGCCGGCAAGCTCCGGATCACCCTGTCGGGTGGCAGTGAGTTGGTGTTCTGTGGACACCACGCCAACAAGTACGCGGAGGATCTTGTCAAGATCACCGTGCGGTACACGACGGAGCCGGAGTTCACCTGGCGCGGCGCTGACCTGATGGCCAACTGA
- a CDS encoding DEAD/DEAH box helicase, whose protein sequence is MAARTPALETFPPLRAWQRKALVEYLRQRSEDFTTVATPGAGKTTFALRIAAELLADGSVEAITVVAPTEHLKTQWADSAARVGIQLDAAFRNADLHSAADFHGAVVTYAQVGMAPQVHRRRTMTRRTLVILDEIHHAGDSRTWGDGVKAAFEPAVRRLMLTGTPFRSDDNPIPFVSYERGGDGLLRSRADSVYGYGEALREGVVRPVLFLAYSGETRWRTNAGEELAARLGEPMTQDLVAQAWRTALDPAGDWMPQVLRAADARLTVLREAGMPDAGGLVIASDQQAARSYAKLIEKVTGEKAAVVLSDDVGASARIATFAASQQRWLVAVRMVSEGVDIPRLAVGVYATSASTPLYFAQAIGRFVRARRPGETASVFLPSVPHLLGLASEMETERDHVLGKPSDREGFDDDLLERAQRGDQASGELDKRFAALSATAELDQVIFDGASFGTAAQAGTPEEEEFLGLPGLLTSEQVAALLSKRQADQLAAQRRRAAERSTVPAVPSAAPPAPMSAAQRRVALRRQLNALVAARHHRTGQPHGKIHAELRRLCGGPPSAQATIEQLEERIATVQTL, encoded by the coding sequence GTGGCAGCCCGGACGCCGGCGCTCGAGACGTTTCCGCCCCTGCGCGCCTGGCAGCGCAAGGCCCTGGTGGAGTACCTGCGCCAGCGCAGCGAGGACTTCACCACGGTCGCCACGCCCGGTGCCGGAAAGACCACCTTCGCCCTGCGGATCGCCGCCGAGCTGCTCGCCGACGGCAGCGTGGAGGCGATCACCGTGGTCGCACCGACCGAGCATCTGAAGACCCAGTGGGCCGATTCGGCGGCGCGGGTGGGCATCCAGCTCGACGCCGCCTTCCGCAACGCCGACCTGCACTCCGCGGCCGACTTCCACGGCGCCGTGGTCACCTATGCCCAGGTCGGGATGGCGCCGCAGGTGCACCGGCGGCGCACCATGACCCGACGCACCCTGGTCATCCTCGACGAGATCCACCACGCCGGCGACTCGCGCACCTGGGGTGACGGGGTGAAGGCGGCCTTCGAGCCCGCGGTACGGCGGCTGATGCTGACCGGCACGCCGTTCCGTTCCGACGACAATCCCATCCCGTTCGTCAGCTACGAGCGGGGCGGCGACGGCCTGCTGCGCTCCCGGGCCGACTCGGTGTACGGCTACGGCGAGGCGCTGCGCGAGGGCGTGGTGCGCCCGGTGTTGTTCCTGGCCTACTCGGGGGAGACCCGGTGGCGCACCAACGCCGGGGAGGAACTGGCCGCCCGGCTGGGTGAGCCGATGACGCAGGACCTGGTCGCCCAGGCCTGGCGTACCGCCCTGGACCCGGCCGGTGACTGGATGCCGCAGGTGTTGCGGGCCGCCGACGCCCGGCTGACCGTGCTGCGCGAGGCGGGCATGCCCGACGCGGGTGGGCTGGTCATCGCCAGCGACCAGCAGGCGGCCCGCTCGTACGCCAAGCTCATCGAGAAGGTGACGGGGGAGAAGGCCGCCGTCGTGCTCTCCGACGACGTGGGCGCCTCGGCCCGGATCGCGACGTTCGCGGCGTCCCAACAGCGTTGGCTGGTCGCGGTGCGGATGGTGTCCGAAGGCGTGGACATCCCCCGGCTTGCCGTCGGCGTCTACGCGACCAGCGCCAGCACCCCGCTCTACTTCGCGCAGGCGATCGGGCGGTTCGTCCGGGCTCGGCGACCGGGAGAGACCGCCTCGGTCTTCCTGCCCAGCGTGCCGCACCTGCTGGGGCTGGCCAGCGAGATGGAGACCGAGCGGGATCACGTACTCGGCAAGCCGTCCGACCGGGAGGGCTTCGACGACGACCTGCTGGAGCGGGCGCAGCGCGGCGACCAGGCCAGCGGTGAGCTGGACAAGCGCTTCGCCGCGCTGTCCGCCACCGCCGAGTTGGACCAGGTGATCTTCGACGGGGCTTCCTTCGGCACGGCGGCCCAGGCCGGCACGCCGGAGGAGGAGGAGTTCCTGGGCCTGCCCGGGCTGCTCACCTCGGAACAGGTGGCGGCGCTGCTGTCCAAGCGGCAGGCTGATCAACTCGCCGCCCAGCGCCGCCGGGCGGCCGAGCGGTCGACCGTGCCGGCGGTGCCGTCCGCCGCGCCGCCGGCACCGATGAGCGCCGCGCAGCGCCGGGTGGCACTGCGGCGCCAGCTCAATGCTCTGGTGGCGGCTCGGCACCACCGTACGGGTCAACCGCACGGCAAGATCCACGCCGAGCTGCGCCGGCTCTGCGGCGGCCCGCCGAGCGCCCAGGCCACCATCGAGCAGCTCGAGGAACGCATCGCCACCGTGCAGACCCTCTGA
- a CDS encoding trimeric intracellular cation channel family protein: MTTSTALLLADLAGVAVFAASGASAAVAKRLDLFGVVFVGFVAALGGGIVRDLVIDEVPPLAFADWRYATTAAVTAASVFWLHPQLARLRTAVLVLDAAGLGLFTVTGTLKALDVQVPPVGACLIGMLTAIGGGLGRDLLTGEIPVVLRREIYAVASLIGSIVVALLAALGQTGPIPLTAAVLLVFGIRLVALRRRWSAPVATLRPPGAGMGGPPPQW, translated from the coding sequence GTGACCACCTCCACCGCCCTGCTCCTGGCCGACCTGGCCGGCGTCGCGGTCTTTGCCGCCTCGGGTGCGTCCGCGGCGGTGGCCAAGCGGCTCGACCTGTTCGGCGTCGTCTTCGTCGGCTTCGTCGCCGCCCTCGGTGGCGGGATCGTCCGGGACCTGGTGATCGACGAGGTCCCGCCGCTGGCGTTCGCCGACTGGCGCTACGCGACCACCGCCGCCGTCACCGCCGCGTCGGTCTTCTGGCTGCATCCCCAGCTGGCCAGGTTGCGGACCGCGGTACTGGTGCTGGACGCGGCCGGGCTCGGCCTGTTCACCGTCACCGGCACGCTCAAGGCCCTCGACGTCCAGGTTCCGCCGGTCGGCGCCTGCCTGATCGGCATGCTCACCGCGATCGGTGGCGGGCTGGGCCGCGACCTGCTCACCGGGGAGATCCCGGTGGTGCTGCGCCGGGAGATCTACGCCGTCGCCTCGCTCATCGGCTCGATCGTGGTGGCCCTCCTCGCCGCTCTCGGGCAAACCGGACCGATCCCGCTGACCGCCGCCGTGCTGCTGGTCTTCGGCATCCGCCTGGTGGCGCTGCGCCGGCGCTGGTCGGCACCGGTGGCCACGCTGCGTCCGCCGGGTGCCGGCATGGGTGGTCCGCCACCGCAGTGGTGA
- a CDS encoding DUF3039 domain-containing protein, with protein sequence MSTQILERPELKDADTGPEMFHYVRKEKIAESAVMGTFVVALCGEKFPVTKIPKPGSPVCPKCKEIYDSYRE encoded by the coding sequence GTGAGTACCCAGATCCTCGAGCGTCCGGAGCTGAAGGACGCCGACACCGGTCCCGAGATGTTCCATTACGTCCGCAAGGAAAAGATTGCCGAAAGTGCCGTCATGGGCACCTTCGTCGTGGCGCTGTGCGGGGAGAAGTTCCCGGTGACGAAGATCCCCAAACCGGGCTCGCCGGTCTGCCCGAAGTGCAAGGAGATCTACGACTCGTACCGGGAGTGA
- a CDS encoding pseudouridine-5'-phosphate glycosidase — protein sequence MTDFHLRYGTEVARALREHRPVVALESTIVSHGLPRPDNLRVARQIEQAVRDAGAVPATIGMVAGELVVGLDDAELTRLATADGVTKLSVRDLAVAAATGADGATTVAATSAVAAAAGIGVFATGGLGGVHREAAQTFDESADLVTLARTPIAVVCAGVKSILDVGATLERLETLGVAVIGYRTRRFPGFFITDGGFDLDWSVDSPELAADVLAARQQHGVHHGGLIVANPLPVEEQLDPELHDRTLAEGLARLARDGVSGKAVTPFLLAHFHSATEGASLAVNIRIILRNADLAARIAVAAADRGDAPA from the coding sequence GTGACCGACTTTCACCTTCGCTACGGCACCGAGGTGGCCCGGGCGCTGCGCGAGCACCGTCCCGTGGTGGCCCTGGAGAGCACCATCGTCTCGCACGGCCTGCCCCGGCCGGACAACCTCCGGGTGGCCCGGCAGATCGAACAGGCCGTCCGGGACGCCGGCGCGGTGCCGGCCACCATCGGCATGGTCGCCGGTGAACTCGTGGTCGGCCTCGACGACGCCGAACTGACCCGGCTGGCCACCGCCGACGGTGTGACCAAACTCTCCGTACGCGATCTCGCGGTGGCCGCCGCGACCGGCGCGGACGGCGCCACCACCGTGGCCGCGACCAGCGCCGTGGCCGCCGCGGCCGGCATCGGCGTGTTCGCCACCGGCGGGTTGGGCGGGGTGCACCGGGAGGCCGCGCAGACCTTCGACGAGTCGGCCGACCTGGTCACCCTGGCCCGGACTCCGATCGCGGTGGTCTGCGCCGGGGTCAAGTCGATCCTCGACGTGGGCGCCACCCTGGAACGGCTGGAGACGCTCGGGGTGGCCGTGATCGGCTATCGCACCCGCCGGTTCCCGGGCTTCTTCATCACCGACGGCGGCTTCGACCTGGACTGGTCGGTCGACTCGCCGGAGCTGGCCGCGGACGTGCTGGCCGCCCGGCAGCAGCACGGCGTGCACCACGGCGGGTTGATCGTCGCCAACCCGCTGCCCGTCGAGGAGCAGCTCGATCCGGAGCTGCACGACCGGACGCTCGCCGAGGGGCTGGCCCGGTTGGCGCGTGACGGGGTGAGCGGCAAGGCCGTCACGCCGTTCCTGCTGGCCCACTTCCACTCCGCCACCGAGGGTGCCAGCCTGGCGGTCAATATCCGGATCATCCTGCGCAACGCCGATCTCGCGGCCCGCATCGCGGTCGCCGCCGCCGACCGTGGTGACGCCCCGGCGTGA
- a CDS encoding DUF3099 domain-containing protein, with protein MKRQAYRPILITDASRSQGDQLTSRQRRYVVMMGIRVACVIVGAVLVGAQAPLLWLWLPLVALGMVLIPWLAVLLANDRPPKEEHRLMNRFSSRPQAGAEPPPMSLTAEERAAHKVIDVEP; from the coding sequence GTGAAGCGTCAGGCGTACCGGCCGATCCTCATCACCGATGCCTCGCGCAGCCAGGGCGACCAACTGACCAGCCGGCAACGGCGGTACGTCGTGATGATGGGCATCCGGGTGGCCTGCGTGATCGTCGGCGCGGTCCTGGTCGGCGCGCAGGCGCCCCTGCTCTGGCTCTGGCTGCCGCTGGTCGCGCTCGGCATGGTGCTCATTCCCTGGCTCGCGGTGCTGCTGGCCAACGACCGGCCGCCGAAGGAGGAGCACCGGCTGATGAACCGCTTCTCGTCGCGTCCGCAGGCCGGGGCCGAGCCGCCGCCGATGAGCCTCACCGCCGAGGAGCGGGCGGCACACAAGGTCATCGACGTCGAGCCCTGA
- a CDS encoding BrnA antitoxin family protein: MNRHDATKQFHSGGDQLADLIDQSHPVELANPDTETPMVSRSVRLPLETYERVRAVADARGIGVTTLMRQWIEAGLADLDDSATVSLADVRRAIASLAHPSAA, encoded by the coding sequence ATGAACCGTCACGACGCGACCAAGCAGTTCCACAGCGGCGGCGACCAGCTCGCCGATCTGATCGACCAGAGTCACCCGGTGGAGCTGGCCAACCCCGACACCGAGACCCCGATGGTCAGCCGCTCGGTCCGGCTGCCACTGGAGACGTACGAGCGGGTCCGGGCCGTCGCCGACGCCCGGGGCATCGGCGTGACCACGCTGATGCGGCAGTGGATCGAGGCCGGGCTGGCCGACCTGGACGACTCGGCCACCGTCTCGCTGGCCGACGTCCGGCGGGCCATCGCCTCCCTCGCCCACCCGAGCGCGGCCTGA
- a CDS encoding HhH-GPD-type base excision DNA repair protein translates to MALSLPIDPGANELLNRNVLALLVGMVLDQQVSMEKAFSSPYVLAQRLGHDLDAREIADHDPEALVALFARPPALHRFPKAMAARVQEMCRVLVERYDGDAARLWADPVDGRELLARITALPGFGQQKGQIFLALLGKRFGVRPSGWQEAAGGYGDPDAHRSVADVTDAESLRLVREYKQQMKAAAKARTAGN, encoded by the coding sequence ATGGCGCTCTCCCTCCCCATCGATCCTGGCGCAAACGAACTTCTCAATCGGAATGTTCTGGCCCTACTCGTGGGGATGGTTCTCGACCAGCAGGTGTCGATGGAGAAGGCGTTCTCCTCGCCGTACGTGCTGGCCCAGCGGCTCGGGCACGACCTGGATGCCCGGGAGATCGCCGACCACGACCCGGAGGCCCTGGTGGCGCTCTTCGCCCGGCCGCCGGCCCTGCACCGGTTCCCCAAGGCCATGGCGGCCCGGGTGCAGGAGATGTGCCGGGTGCTGGTCGAGCGCTATGACGGCGACGCCGCCCGGCTCTGGGCCGATCCGGTCGACGGCCGGGAGCTGCTCGCGCGGATCACCGCGCTGCCCGGGTTCGGTCAGCAGAAGGGGCAGATCTTCCTCGCCCTGCTCGGCAAGCGGTTCGGCGTGCGACCGTCGGGCTGGCAGGAGGCGGCCGGCGGCTACGGGGATCCGGACGCCCATCGCTCCGTCGCCGATGTCACCGATGCCGAGTCGCTGCGCCTGGTGCGGGAGTACAAGCAGCAGATGAAGGCGGCGGCGAAGGCCAGGACCGCCGGGAACTGA
- the darT gene encoding type II toxin-antitoxin system toxin DNA ADP-ribosyl transferase DarT: protein MPDAVNVRSRWIYHFTHVDNIEAIFNSGYLACDFAAREGLTRTEVGDPAIKESRRRRPVLAGPGGQVGDYVPFYYAPRSPMMYRIACDHRDSKPNCYPGGDRPLVYLLTQVGSAVGAASGWAGTDGNAATATTEFTADLQALNEMIDWPLMTAERWNNTADDMDRQRRRQAEFLVHQRLDAQLIQWVGVHDDHHYSRVQALLAGHPLAERIIVRPDWYYGYGRR from the coding sequence ATGCCTGATGCAGTCAACGTGAGAAGTCGATGGATCTACCACTTCACCCATGTAGACAACATCGAGGCAATCTTCAACTCGGGATACCTCGCCTGTGACTTCGCTGCACGCGAAGGTCTGACTCGCACCGAGGTCGGCGACCCGGCGATCAAGGAGTCCCGTCGTCGACGACCGGTGCTGGCCGGACCCGGCGGACAGGTGGGCGACTACGTACCGTTCTACTATGCCCCCAGATCGCCCATGATGTACCGGATCGCCTGCGATCACCGGGACAGCAAGCCGAACTGCTACCCAGGAGGAGACCGACCGCTCGTCTACCTCCTGACCCAGGTCGGGTCTGCGGTCGGCGCCGCATCGGGATGGGCCGGCACCGATGGCAACGCCGCCACCGCGACCACGGAGTTCACTGCCGACTTGCAGGCGTTGAACGAGATGATTGACTGGCCGCTGATGACTGCCGAGCGATGGAACAACACGGCCGACGACATGGACCGACAGCGCAGGCGTCAGGCAGAATTCTTGGTTCACCAAAGGTTGGACGCGCAGCTGATCCAGTGGGTCGGCGTACATGATGATCATCACTACTCGCGGGTGCAAGCGCTCCTAGCAGGGCATCCGCTGGCGGAGCGGATTATCGTCAGACCAGACTGGTACTACGGGTACGGAAGGAGGTGA
- the darG gene encoding type II toxin-antitoxin system antitoxin DNA ADP-ribosyl glycohydrolase DarG produces MIEDRRGNLLTAEVDALVNTVNTVGVMGKGIALQFKRAFPANFRAYRAACAKGEVRLGQVWTFDNAVLGPRRYILNFPTKRHWRGGSRLEDIAAGLDSLIEVVNERAITSIAIPALGCGNGGLRWSDVRPLIERAAERMPDVRVVVFPPEGAPAPAAMPNATPAPALTPLRAVLLIAIARYLDRARLQEVREGISELEVQKLAYFLQVLGTPLRLAFNRGTYGPYAPSLGHVLDILEGHYLSGIGDRSAPVSQFAPINPLPHSAEAAGTALQGEDEVIRRIDELLELVDGFETPYSLELLATVHFASVQAPLTAAPAELADRVASWSLRKARLFTDKHVRVAAARLQEHKLLPA; encoded by the coding sequence ATGATCGAGGACAGGCGCGGCAACCTACTTACCGCGGAGGTCGATGCCTTGGTCAACACGGTCAACACCGTGGGCGTAATGGGCAAGGGCATCGCGTTGCAGTTCAAACGGGCATTCCCGGCAAACTTCCGCGCTTACCGTGCTGCCTGCGCGAAGGGCGAGGTTCGCCTGGGGCAGGTATGGACGTTCGACAACGCGGTGCTCGGTCCCCGTCGATACATCCTGAACTTCCCAACCAAGCGACACTGGCGTGGCGGTTCCCGTCTGGAGGACATCGCAGCGGGGCTGGACTCGCTAATTGAAGTTGTCAACGAGCGAGCTATCACCTCGATCGCCATACCCGCCCTGGGCTGCGGCAATGGTGGCTTGCGATGGAGCGACGTTCGTCCGTTGATCGAGCGGGCAGCCGAGCGTATGCCCGACGTACGCGTCGTGGTTTTTCCGCCAGAAGGAGCTCCAGCGCCCGCCGCCATGCCCAACGCGACGCCAGCCCCGGCCTTGACTCCCCTACGCGCTGTGCTATTGATCGCGATCGCCCGATACCTCGATCGTGCCCGGCTCCAAGAGGTTCGGGAGGGGATCAGTGAACTGGAGGTTCAAAAGCTTGCTTACTTCCTCCAGGTCCTAGGAACACCACTCAGGTTGGCGTTCAACCGGGGCACCTACGGTCCCTACGCGCCGAGCCTCGGTCACGTGCTGGACATCCTTGAGGGTCACTATCTGTCGGGCATCGGCGATAGGTCTGCACCGGTGAGCCAGTTCGCTCCGATCAACCCACTCCCCCATAGCGCCGAGGCAGCCGGTACGGCCCTACAAGGCGAGGATGAGGTCATCCGGCGGATCGATGAGCTGCTGGAGCTGGTTGACGGCTTCGAAACGCCTTACAGTCTGGAGCTACTCGCCACAGTGCACTTCGCTTCCGTTCAGGCACCCCTTACAGCAGCGCCGGCCGAGTTGGCTGACCGAGTGGCGTCATGGAGCCTCCGCAAGGCTCGCCTCTTCACAGATAAGCACGTACGAGTAGCCGCAGCCCGTCTACAGGAGCACAAGCTTCTGCCAGCCTGA
- a CDS encoding S8 family peptidase, with product MSSGSTVRRQLIRAFAVVATAAAVSAASTTAAVAAPTGEIRGAGASNAISGSYLVVLRTDTVGAAGSSKARTAVPDRASALVKRYGGSVSDTYSAALTGFAAKMTPAQAARLAANPAVAYVEQDQVVTIQATQTNPTWGLDRIDQRNRPLSGTFTYPNTASNVRAYIIDTGIRTSHSQFGGRASWGTNTVDSNNTDCNGHGTHVAGTVGGSTYGVAKAVRLVAVKVLNCSGGGTVTSVVNGVNWVTANAVKPAVANMSLGGGASSSIDNAVRNSIASGVSYAVAAGNSRANACNYSPARTSTAITVGSTTSTDARSSFSNYGSCVHIFAPGSSVLSAYHTSNTATRTLNGTSMASPHVAGAAAVVLGANPSWSPAQVKSYLTSNATTGVVTSPGSGSPNRLLFVVN from the coding sequence ATGTCCTCAGGGTCCACCGTGCGACGGCAGCTCATCCGAGCGTTCGCCGTCGTCGCCACCGCGGCGGCCGTATCCGCGGCCAGCACCACCGCGGCGGTCGCCGCACCCACCGGCGAGATCCGCGGTGCTGGCGCGTCCAACGCGATCAGCGGAAGCTACCTGGTCGTCCTGCGCACCGACACGGTCGGTGCCGCCGGCTCGTCGAAGGCCCGCACCGCGGTGCCGGACCGGGCCAGTGCCCTGGTCAAGCGGTACGGGGGAAGTGTCTCCGACACGTACAGCGCGGCACTGACCGGCTTCGCCGCGAAGATGACCCCGGCCCAGGCGGCGCGCCTCGCCGCCAACCCGGCCGTGGCCTACGTGGAGCAGGACCAGGTGGTCACGATCCAGGCGACGCAGACGAACCCGACCTGGGGCCTGGACCGCATCGACCAGCGGAACCGGCCACTGAGTGGCACCTTCACCTACCCGAACACCGCCTCGAACGTGCGGGCCTACATCATCGACACCGGCATCCGGACCAGCCACAGCCAGTTCGGCGGCCGGGCCAGCTGGGGCACCAACACGGTGGACAGCAACAACACCGACTGCAACGGCCACGGCACCCACGTCGCCGGCACGGTCGGTGGCTCCACGTACGGCGTGGCCAAGGCGGTCCGGCTGGTCGCGGTGAAGGTGCTCAACTGCTCCGGCGGCGGCACCGTCACCAGCGTGGTCAACGGCGTGAACTGGGTGACCGCCAACGCGGTCAAGCCGGCCGTGGCGAACATGAGCCTCGGTGGTGGGGCCAGCAGCTCCATCGACAACGCCGTGCGTAACTCGATCGCCTCGGGCGTCAGCTACGCCGTCGCGGCGGGCAACTCCAGAGCCAACGCCTGCAACTACTCGCCGGCCCGTACCTCGACCGCGATCACCGTCGGCTCGACGACCAGCACCGACGCCCGCTCGTCGTTCTCCAACTACGGTTCCTGCGTGCACATCTTCGCGCCCGGATCGAGCGTGCTGTCCGCGTACCACACCAGCAACACCGCGACCAGGACGCTCAACGGCACCTCGATGGCCTCGCCGCACGTGGCCGGCGCCGCCGCCGTCGTGCTCGGGGCCAACCCCTCCTGGTCGCCGGCCCAGGTCAAGAGCTACCTGACCAGCAATGCCACCACCGGCGTGGTGACCAGCCCCGGCTCGGGCTCGCCGAACCGGCTGCTGTTCGTGGTCAACTGA